Below is a genomic region from Isosphaeraceae bacterium EP7.
GGACCGGGTTGCGGGCCGCCCACCGAGGCGGCCCACTTCCCCGGCTCCGACACCCCTCGACCTCGACGCTCAAACGAATGCACACGACAGAAGGACGACCCCGATGAACGGCTCGGCGCTGGGGCTCATTGAAACGCAGGGGCTGGTCTGCCTCATCTCCGCGATCGACGCGATGCTCAAGGCGGCCAGCGTCGACCTGGCCAGCACCGTCATCAAGCTCGACGGCGGCGTCGTCAGCGTCATGGTGCGCGGCGACGTCAGTAGCGTCCGCGCCGCCGTGGAAGCCGGCGCCGAGGCCGCCAGCCGCGTCGGCGACCTCAAGGCCGCACACGTCATTCCCAGGCCTGGCGCCGAGGTCCTCCGCACCTTCGGCGGGGGGACGGTCCGTTGAAGATCCTCGTCGCCAATCTCGGCAGCACCAGCTTCAAGTATCGCCTCTACGACCTGACCGAAGGCGGCGACGAGATCCTCCTCGCCCGCGGCGCCGTCGAGCGCATCGGGTCCGATAACGCCAAGGTCTCGGTCAAATCGCCCAAGGGTGATGCCGAGGAAGTCCGACGCGTGGGCGACCACGGCGAGGCCCTCCGCCTCTGCATCGAGCAGCTCACCGATCCCAAGCTCGGCGTCCTCGGCTCGGCCGCGGACGTCGCCGCTATCGGGTTCAAGGCCGTTCACGCCAAGGGGATCACCGGCGTGCATCGGGTCGATGAGACGGTGCTCGTGGCGATGGAGGCTTTCTCCGACGTCGCACCCGCTCATAACCCGCCGTACATCAAGGCGATGCGGACCCTTCTGAGCCAATTCCCCGAGCTACCGTTGGTCGCCGCCTTCGAGACCGGTTTCCACCGGACGATGCCCGAGGCGATGCAGCGTTACGCTGTGCCCGAAGAGTGGTCCACCGAGCTGGGCATCCGCCGCTGGGGTTTCCACGGCGCCAGCCACCGTTACATCGCCGGCCGGATGGCCGAGCTGACCGGTCGCAATGACCTGAAGCTCATCTCGTGCCACCTTGGCGGCAGCTCGTCGCTCTGCGCCATCAAGGATGGCAAGTCGATGGGGTGCAGCCTGGGCATGAGCCCGCAGTCGGGCCTGCCGCAGAACAACCGGGTCGGCGACCTCGACGTTTTCGCCCTGCCTGCCATCCTCAAGGCGACCGGCCAGACCCTCGACCAGGTGCTCGACACGCTGGCCAATCGGTCGGGCCTCGAAGGCATCAGCGGTGTCGGTAACGACCTGCGCGACATCGAGAAGGCGGCCGAGGCGGGCGATGCCCGCGCCAGGCTGGCCCTCGACGTCTACATCGCCGCGGTCAGGCAGTACCTCGGCGGATTCATGGTCGCGCTTGGTGGCGTCGATGCGATCGTCTTCACCGGCGGCATCGGCGAGAACTCGACAGTCATCCGGTCGGGCGTCCTCCGCGACCTGGACTGGTTCGGCATCACGATCGACCCGGCCAGCAATGCCGGCGGGCCGCCCGAGCGGAAGGTCTCCCTCGCCGGGGCTCGGGTTGATGTCTGGACCGTGCCGACCAATGAAGAGATCGTCGTCGCCCGCCAGACCCGCGACATCCTGACGGCCAAGTCCTGAGGCGGCCCCGGTTCCACGACGGAGGTAGCCCATGTTCGTCGCCCGAGTGACCGGCAGCCTGGTGGCCACGCAGAAGCTGCCCTCGATGACCGGCCACAAGCTCCTGCTGGTCGAGCCCTACCGTGTTGACGAGAAGACCCGCGATCGCCTGGTTCCCACCGGCCGTTCGTTCGTCGTGGTCGACACGCTGGGCGCGGGCCTCGACGAGATGGTGCTCGTCTGCCAGGGGTCGAGCGCCCGACTGACGCCCGAGACCGAGAAACTGCCGATCGACGCGGTGGTCATCGGCCTGATTGACACCGTGGATGTCGCCGGCAAGACGATCTTCTCGAATCGGTCGACCCAGGCCGAGCCGCTCGAGACAACGAACGCGAACTGACGCCCAGATCGAACCTAACCAGCCAAGACGCGAGCCCGCGTTGGGGTGCCAGCCATGCAAATGTCCGAGGACCTGATCCGAAGCCTGGTCCAGGAAGTCCTCTCTCAGATGGGTGGCAACGGCGCGGCCGCGACCAACGGCAACGGCGTCTCCCGCCCACCGAGCGGCCGCCTGGGCGTCCATTCCACGGTCGATGAGGCGGTCAAGGCCGCCGAGGCCGCCTTCCAGCAGTACCGGACCCGGCCCTACGCCGACCGACGTGCCGTGGTCGCGGCCATCAAGTCGATCTGCGTGAACCAAGCTGAAGAGCTCGGCAAGCTGGAGTTCGAGGAGACCGGCATCGGCCGCCTCGACCACAAGATCGCCAAGCTCCGAGACGCCATCCCCAGGGCTCCCGGCGTCGAGTTCCTGCACACGCTCAACGCGTCGGGCGACGATGGCCTGATGCTCACCGATTTCTCGCCTTTCGGCGTGATCGGTGCCACCACGCCGGTGACCCACAGCCTGCCGACCCTCGCCGGCAATGCGATCAGCATGCTCGCCGCGGGCAACACGGTGGTCTTCAACGCCCACCCGTCGGGTGCCAAGATCGCCGCCGAGGGCGTGCGACGCTTCAACAAGGCGTTCATCGAAGCCATCGGCATCGAGAACCTGATCAACATCGTCGACCCGCCCACGCTGGAGACGGCCAACGACCTTTTCCAGCACCGAGGTGTCAAGGTCCTGGTCGTCACCGGCGGGCCCGCAGTGGCCCGCGCCGCCCTGGGCAACAAGCGACGCGCGATCGTGGCCGGCCCCGGCAATCCCCCTGTGGTCGTCGATTCCACGGCCGACCTGGACCTGGCCGCGAAGTCGATCATCACCGGCGCCGCGTTCGACAACAACCTGCTCTGCATCGGCGAGAAGCAAGTCTTTGCCGTCTCCGACATCTTCGACAAGCTGATGGAGGCGGTCGCCAAGCACGGCGGGTATCGCCTGAACTCGGGGCAGATCGACGCCCTGACCCAGAAGGCGTTCATCGCGGGCAAGGATGGCGCCCTGCACGTCAACAAGGACCTGGTCGGGCAGGGGCCCGTCGTCCTCGGCAAGTATGCCGGAGTCTCGGTCCCGGCCGAGGCCCAGATCCTCTTCGGCGAGACCGGCGACGACCACCCGTTCGTCGATCATGAGCAGATGATGCCGTTCATCCCTTTCGTCCGCGTCTCCAACGTGGACAGGGCCCTGGCCCTGGCCAAGTCGAGCGAGCACGGTTACGGCCACACCGCCGTCCTGCACTCACGCGACCTGAACGTCATGAGCCGCATGGGCAAGCTGATGGATTGCACCATCTTTGTCGTCAACGGGCCGAGCACCGCGGGCCTCGGGCTCGGCGGCGAAGGGTTCCTGTCATTCTCTATCGCCGGGCCGACCGGCGAGGGCGTGACGACACCACTGACCTTCTGCCGCCAACGCCGGACGACCATCGCTGGCGGGATGCGGTTCGTTTGATCGGCTGATTTCAGGCGAGCAGGCCGAGTCCCTCGGCCTGCTCAAGCGTTGACCCGGAGCCCATCGATGCAAGTCGGCCGCGTGCTGGGATCGGCGACCTCGACCGTCAAGCACCCCTCGTTCGAGGGGGAGCGGATGCTCGTCGTCCAGTTCCTCACCGGCGACGGCAAGCCCGAAGGCGAGCCGGTCCTGGCCTTCGACCGGATGGGCGCGGGCCGGGGCGATCTGGTGATGCTGACCAGTGACGGGGCGATCTTGAGTGAGCTGCTCGGGCGGAATACGCCCGGCCGCTGGAGCGTGATGGGGCTTCCCGACCGATGACCAACCGCCAACAGCCCGGACAGTCCGAAGTGGAGGCCGCCGTCCGCGCGGTGCTCGCCGGCATGGGTCTGCTGGGCGGTCGCCCTCGCGCCTCGGAATTGGCGACCGTCACCGCAGCGGGAGTCGAGCCTTACGCCGGCCGCCTCTTCGGTGCCCGTCAGGTCGAATCGCTCTCGGCCGAGACCCGCGAGATTCAGCTAGCACCGGCCACCATCATCACGCCACTCGCCCGAGACCTGCTCAAGCGACTCGGGATCACCGTGACGCGGGTCGCAAGGCTCAAGGTCGAGCGGCCCGGCGAGTGGGGCTTCGGCGTCGAGGTCGAATCGGGCGTCACCGAATCAATTCGACGCACCTGGCTGGATTCGCCCGTGCTCTGGACCGACCTCGGTCCCGATGTCGACGAGGTCGCCCGCTGGATCTCCGACGGGTCGGATCGTGGAGCGTTGGTGCTGACGCCTCAGGCCTCGGTAGCCCACTGGCGGGCGAGCCAGGTCGCCGAGGTCCGGGCCGCGACGGTCAATGATGGTGACTCCGTGGCCCGTGCCATCCGGTTCCTGGGCGCCAACCTGCTGGTGATCGAGCCGGCTGGCAGAACCATTCATGAGTTGAAGTCTGTGGCCGATGCGTTCCGCGCCGGGGGGGCGCCGAGGCGGCCCGACTGGCTGGCCGGGACTGTCGGACTTGGGAGCTTGGGCCATGCGGATCGCCGAGGTGATCGGACGGGTGACGCTCTCCAGGCAGCATCCCAGCTTGCACGGGGCCCGGTTCCTGCTGGCCTTGCCGATGACTTACGAGGGCCTGATGGACGACTCGCCCTCACGCGGGGAGGAGGTCATCGTGTATGACGACCTCGGTGCCCGGCCCGGCGATCTGATCGGCCTGAGCGAGGGGGGCGAGGCGGCCAAGCCGTTCGGTCGCCGAAAGGTGCCGATCGACGCCTATAACGCATGCCTGCTCGACGCGATTTCAATCTGACACGATCCGCGATAGAGACAAAAGCAACGCCGTCGCGACGCGAGTCGCCGGTCAATCGACGCTCAGAGACACTCGAAAGGGCACGACCCATGGCCGGCGAATCTTCGATCATGAGCGAATGGAAGCTGCGGGAGCAGATGTGCGAGATCGGCAGGCGCGTGTACGCCAAGGGCTTCGCCGCCGCCAATGACGGTAACATCAGCATGAAGCTGAGCGACGACCGCGTCCTCTGCACGCCGACTCGCATCAGCAAGGGCTTCATGAAGCCCGACGACCTCTGCATCGTCGACATGGACGGCAAGCAGATCTCGGGTAAGCGCAAGCGTTCCAGCGAGATCCTGCTGCATCTGACCGTGATGAAGACCCGGCCCGACGTGAAGGCCTGTGTGCACTGCCACCCGCCCCACGCCACCGCCTTCGCCGTGGCCCACGAGCCGATTCCCAAGTGCACGATGCCGGAGTTCGAGGTCTTCCTCGGCGAAGTTCCGATCGCCCCTTACGAGACCCCTGGTTCGCAGAACTTCGCCGACACGATCATCCCGTACGCCAAGGATACCGACACGATCCTGCTGGCCAACCACGGGACGATCACCTACGGCGGCGACCTGGAAGACGCCTACTTCAAGACCGAGATCATCGACGCCTACTGCCGGATCCTGCTGCTGACCCGTCAGCTCGGCCGGGTGAACTACTACTCGGACGAGAAGGCGGCCGAGCTGATCAAGCTCAAGCCGCTGCTCGGCATCGCCGACCCCCGCTTGACCCGTGGCCTCGAAAATTGCGACCTCTGCGGCAACAGCCTGTTCCGCGAGGGGTACAGCGACTTCAAGCCCGAGCCCAAGGCCTTCATCCCGGCCAAATTCCAGAGCCAGCAGAAGCCCGAGGGCGACTGCGGATGCCACGGCGGCGGTTCGGTTGAGAAGGCCAAGACCGCGGCGAATCTCTCCGATCAGGACATGGACACCCTCGTCAGGCTCATCTCCGACCAGGTGATGAAGGCCATCGAGGGGGGCTCGGGTTCGGGCAACGCGAATCGTGCCCGCTCGGGCGCCTCGTCGAACTGAAGGTGGTCTGTCGTCGGGACCGGGCCAGTCCAGTGAGCGAACCAACCCGCGAGAGTCGCGGAGCGAGAGTGACCGGATGAACGTCAGCATTATCGGTGGCGGAGGGCTGGTCGGCTCGTGCGCCGCATACGCCCTGCAGTGCGGCGGACTGGCCAGCGGGCTCGACCTGATCGACCTGAACGCGGACCTATGCCGCGGTCAGGCCCTCGACCTGCTCCACGGGGCCTCGATTGCGGCCGACCAGCGCATCCGCGCCGTCGGGTACGAGGCGATCCCGTCGAGCGACATCGTCGTCATCACCGCGGGCCTGCGACGCAAGCCCGATGAGAGCCGGCTCGACCTGATCAATCGTAACGTCGAGCTGTTCCTGGGCATCCTCGCCCAGGTCAAGGCCGCCGGATTGAAGAAGGACGCGAAGGTCCTGGTCGTCTCCAACCCGGTCGACGTCCTCACGTACCTGGCCACCAAGCAGCTCGGTCTGCCGTCGTCACAGGTCATCGGCCTGGGGACGCAGCTCGACTCGGCTAGGTTCCGCAGCCTGATCGCCGAAGCCCTCAAGCTGCCAGCCACTCAGGTCACCGCGACGATCCTGGGCGAGCACGGCGACAGCATGGTCCCGATCTGGTCGGCCGCGCAGGCGGCGGGCCTTCCCCTGGAAAAGTTCCCGGGCTGGAACGCCGGGTCGGCCGACGCCCTGTTCGCCAAGACCAAGGGGAGCGGCGCCGAGGTCATCAAGCTGAAGGGCGGGGCAGGCTTCGCCGTCGGCCTGGCCATCCGCGAGGTGGTCGACGCGATCATCCTCGACCGCAAGCGAATCCTGCCGGTCGCCTCTCTGGTCGACGGGGTTTATGGGCTGCGTGACGTCTGCATCTCGGTTCCCTCGGTCATCGGCCGCGCCGGCGTCGAGAGCCAGATCGAGATCGAGCTCTGGCCGAAAGAACTGTCGGCCTTGCAGCACTCGGGCCGGGTGTTGCGCGAGACGATCGACCTTGTCCTGAGCAAGAACCCCAACGCGACCAAGGGGGCGCCCGCTTCGGTACCGGTCCAGGTCCTGCGGCCCACGATCGTCGGCCACCCGGTCAGGGTGACGACGGGTGGCGGCGGATCTGGCAACGGCGGCGGATCGTCCCGGGTCACGATCTCAGGGCAGCACGGCGGGGGTCGCAATGGATAAGTCGCTCGACCGCAAGCTCGCCGCAATCCGGGCCGACTCGAACTCGCGCGAATTCATCCTCGCCGATGCCAAGGACGCCGACATGGCGTTCGGCATCGGCGCGCCGGGGCTTTCGCCCGAGTCCCACCCGGGCGAGGTCCGTCACAAGACCCTCGCCCAGTATCGAGCCCAGATCCGAGAGATCACGCAGCAAGGTCTGGTCGACATCATGCTGATGTCCGCCAGTACCAATCATGCGTTGACGATCGAGGAACGGATCTTCGAGAACTCGCACATCACGCCCGCCATCCGGGCCAATGACACGACCGACGTGCATATCGCCCGTGGCTCGCATTACGCGGAAAGCGCCTCCAGGCCGTTCCGCAGCGCCAGCCTCGACCATGCCCAGTGCGGTCACCTCGACTGCACGCCCGAGGAACGATCGATCGGGGCGAATCTCGGCCTGTACTCTGTCACGTTCAATAACGATCTGGAACGCGACCTCGAGACGCTCGAAGCCTTCCACGTCTTCCGCGCCGAGGCCGAACGCAAGGGGTTCCGGTACTTCCTTGAGGTCTTCGACCCGAATCTTCCGGGCGTCGTCGCCCCCGAGATCCTGGGCGGTTACATCAACGACATGATTGCGAGGATGCTCGCGGGCGTCGCCCCCGCCGGCAGGCCGCAGTTCCTCAAGATGGTCTATCACGGCCCTTCCGCGATGGAAGAGCTGTTCCGCTATGACCCGAATCTGGTCATCGGCATCCTCGGCGGCTCGGCCGGCACTACGCGCGATGCCTTCCAACTCCTG
It encodes:
- a CDS encoding EutN/CcmL family microcompartment protein, giving the protein MHGARFLLALPMTYEGLMDDSPSRGEEVIVYDDLGARPGDLIGLSEGGEAAKPFGRRKVPIDAYNACLLDAISI
- a CDS encoding acetate/propionate family kinase, with protein sequence MKILVANLGSTSFKYRLYDLTEGGDEILLARGAVERIGSDNAKVSVKSPKGDAEEVRRVGDHGEALRLCIEQLTDPKLGVLGSAADVAAIGFKAVHAKGITGVHRVDETVLVAMEAFSDVAPAHNPPYIKAMRTLLSQFPELPLVAAFETGFHRTMPEAMQRYAVPEEWSTELGIRRWGFHGASHRYIAGRMAELTGRNDLKLISCHLGGSSSLCAIKDGKSMGCSLGMSPQSGLPQNNRVGDLDVFALPAILKATGQTLDQVLDTLANRSGLEGISGVGNDLRDIEKAAEAGDARARLALDVYIAAVRQYLGGFMVALGGVDAIVFTGGIGENSTVIRSGVLRDLDWFGITIDPASNAGGPPERKVSLAGARVDVWTVPTNEEIVVARQTRDILTAKS
- a CDS encoding EutN/CcmL family microcompartment protein, with the protein product MFVARVTGSLVATQKLPSMTGHKLLLVEPYRVDEKTRDRLVPTGRSFVVVDTLGAGLDEMVLVCQGSSARLTPETEKLPIDAVVIGLIDTVDVAGKTIFSNRSTQAEPLETTNAN
- a CDS encoding BMC domain-containing protein, with amino-acid sequence MNGSALGLIETQGLVCLISAIDAMLKAASVDLASTVIKLDGGVVSVMVRGDVSSVRAAVEAGAEAASRVGDLKAAHVIPRPGAEVLRTFGGGTVR
- a CDS encoding class II aldolase/adducin family protein → MSEWKLREQMCEIGRRVYAKGFAAANDGNISMKLSDDRVLCTPTRISKGFMKPDDLCIVDMDGKQISGKRKRSSEILLHLTVMKTRPDVKACVHCHPPHATAFAVAHEPIPKCTMPEFEVFLGEVPIAPYETPGSQNFADTIIPYAKDTDTILLANHGTITYGGDLEDAYFKTEIIDAYCRILLLTRQLGRVNYYSDEKAAELIKLKPLLGIADPRLTRGLENCDLCGNSLFREGYSDFKPEPKAFIPAKFQSQQKPEGDCGCHGGGSVEKAKTAANLSDQDMDTLVRLISDQVMKAIEGGSGSGNANRARSGASSN
- a CDS encoding aldehyde dehydrogenase EutE — protein: MQMSEDLIRSLVQEVLSQMGGNGAAATNGNGVSRPPSGRLGVHSTVDEAVKAAEAAFQQYRTRPYADRRAVVAAIKSICVNQAEELGKLEFEETGIGRLDHKIAKLRDAIPRAPGVEFLHTLNASGDDGLMLTDFSPFGVIGATTPVTHSLPTLAGNAISMLAAGNTVVFNAHPSGAKIAAEGVRRFNKAFIEAIGIENLINIVDPPTLETANDLFQHRGVKVLVVTGGPAVARAALGNKRRAIVAGPGNPPVVVDSTADLDLAAKSIITGAAFDNNLLCIGEKQVFAVSDIFDKLMEAVAKHGGYRLNSGQIDALTQKAFIAGKDGALHVNKDLVGQGPVVLGKYAGVSVPAEAQILFGETGDDHPFVDHEQMMPFIPFVRVSNVDRALALAKSSEHGYGHTAVLHSRDLNVMSRMGKLMDCTIFVVNGPSTAGLGLGGEGFLSFSIAGPTGEGVTTPLTFCRQRRTTIAGGMRFV
- a CDS encoding lactate/malate dehydrogenase family protein; this translates as MNVSIIGGGGLVGSCAAYALQCGGLASGLDLIDLNADLCRGQALDLLHGASIAADQRIRAVGYEAIPSSDIVVITAGLRRKPDESRLDLINRNVELFLGILAQVKAAGLKKDAKVLVVSNPVDVLTYLATKQLGLPSSQVIGLGTQLDSARFRSLIAEALKLPATQVTATILGEHGDSMVPIWSAAQAAGLPLEKFPGWNAGSADALFAKTKGSGAEVIKLKGGAGFAVGLAIREVVDAIILDRKRILPVASLVDGVYGLRDVCISVPSVIGRAGVESQIEIELWPKELSALQHSGRVLRETIDLVLSKNPNATKGAPASVPVQVLRPTIVGHPVRVTTGGGGSGNGGGSSRVTISGQHGGGRNG
- a CDS encoding EutN/CcmL family microcompartment protein; protein product: MQVGRVLGSATSTVKHPSFEGERMLVVQFLTGDGKPEGEPVLAFDRMGAGRGDLVMLTSDGAILSELLGRNTPGRWSVMGLPDR